The nucleotide sequence CGGCTACCCGCTCGTACGGATCGGTGTCCCGACGGGACCGATCCCCGACGACCCGTCTCAGTCACCCGCCGTCTCGTTCTCGTCCGTCCCCAGACTTCCGGGGTCGACCGCGAAGGGTCGGATGGGTTCGGATTCGAGGAGTTCGGGGAGAACGATCCGTGCGAAGTGGACGATCAACACGAGAAGCATGGGCGCGAGGAAGATGCCGTACCAGCCGAACAGCAGGGGCCCGAAGGTGTAGGCGATCATCAGGCTCCCGACGTGGAGACGCCGTCCCGAGACGTACGGCCGGAGGACGAGGTCGGGGATGGTGTCGACGACCACGAACGAGACGGCCACGAAGGCCACGACGAACCAGAGCGTGGTCGGATCGGTCAGGAACCCGACCCCGGCGAGGTAGGCGGTCACGGGCACGTAGACGAGTTTCATCCCGACCATGGGGACCAAACTCGCTACGCCGGCGAGCAGGCCGACGAGCGGCGCGGCGGGAATCCGGAGGCCGGCCGGCGCGTAGACGTTCAGGATCGAGTACATCAGAACGCCGATGGTCCCGGTCAGGACGGCGTTGAGGATGTTGCCGAAGAAGATGGCCTTGAAATCGCGGTCGACGGCCCGGACGTACGCTTCGAAGACGCCGCGGTCGTCGCCGAACCGTGCGAGCGTCCACCGCGCGAACCGACCCCCGTCACGGAGCAGGTAGAACGCGAGCGCGAGCATCACGAACAGGTGGACGGCACCGACGCCCAGAAACGCCACCGTGTCGACCGCCGAACTCAGCGACGACAGCAACGACTGCAGGCCCTCGCCGGTGAGGTACCGCTCGGGGTCGAGCGCCAGGAGGGCGGCCGGGTCGGCGACGGTATCGAGTAACTCGGAATCGACCAGCGGCCACCGCGCGGGGTCGAGCATCCCAGTGTTGACGTATTTCATGAGTTCGTTCAGCGCGATGCTGAGGGCATACAGGACCAGGAGGAGCGCGGGGAGCGCGAGGGCGAAAAGCGAGATGGCGGCCGCGAGGCTGGGCGGCCGGACCACCCGCCGCATACGGCCGTAGATGGGCCGGGTGGCGTAGTAGATGAACACGCCGAAGACGAAGGTGCCGACGAAGGAGTAGACGACGTAGGTCAGCGCGGCGCCCAGGACGAGCCCCAGACTCCACCATCCGAGCCGATAGCGGGACGGCCTGAACTCCGACATGGTAGCCACAGTCGGGTGCCGGGGTGAAAAACCTCCCCTGCGCCGGCCTCAGGTCCAGCGATCGAGCCCCGTCTGGACGAGCGCGTCCTCGATGCGCTCGAAGCCGCGTTCGACCTCCGCGGCGTCGACCTCCCAGTCCTCGATCACGTACTCGCGGGCGGCGGCCACGTCGGGGTCGACGTCGCCGTCGAGGGCGTAGTCGTCGGTCACGGGCGGATCACGGAAGAGCTCCCGCACCCGGTCGGCGTTGGCCACCTGCCAGCCCTCGGCGTCGAGGGCAGCCCACAGGTCGCCGTGCTCCGCGATGGCCCGGAGTGCCGTCTTCGGGCCGACGCCGTCGACGCCGGGGTTGAAGTCCGTCCCACAGAGGATGGCCACGTCGATCAGCCCCTCCCAGCTGATGCCGTGGCGGTCGAGGGTCGCCTCCAGGTCCATCAGTTCGGGCCGCCCCTTGCTCGTCAGTTGTCGGAGGGTGAGCGGCGCGCCGAACAGCAGGGTGTCGTAGTCCTCGCTGCCCGCGTAGTCGGCGTCGCCGCGACGGGCCATGTACGCCGCCTGAGCCTCGCCCTCGGCGGGCGCGTCGACAACCGGCACGTCCAGGCGGGCGAGCAGTTCGCGGGTCGTCTCCAGGATGACGTCGGTGAGTCGCTGGGTGCGCGCTTCGAGGCGGGCGGCCTCGACGGCGTCGCCGCGTTCCTCCGCCTCGGCGCGCCGCTCCTCGGCGCGTTCGCGCTGTTCCCGACGGGCCGCCACCTCGTCGTCCTTCAACTCGGTCACGCCGCCGTCGAAGACGAAGACCGGCGTCAGGTCGTGGTCGAAGAACTTGGGCAGGCCCTGAACGACCCCGACCAGGTTGGCCACCTCCTCGCCCGCCGCGGTGGTGTACACCTCGTCGTTCGTCCACTTGACCGTCGTCGTGAGGTAGCGATACAGCCAGTTGTGCGCGTCGACGGCCACGACGCTACCGGCCACCTCGTCCCAGTCCACCTCGGAGAGGGCCGCGAGCTGTCGGAGGTCTGCGTTGCCCATCGCCCGCGACTACGCGGGCGCGGGCTTTCAACGTCCGGGTTCGTGCCCGCCGCCGACGCGCTCGCCGTCGGCGTCGACGCCCGGCGGCGGGGCGACGGTCGGGGGCGGATCGCCCCCGAGCCAGTCGTCGAGCCGGGCGGCCAACCCTTCGTTCAGGTCCCGCTCCCGGTATCGGTCCAACCCCGCCCGGTACCGTTCGGGGTTCCGGTCGGCGGGCGTGGCCGCGGGTCGCTCACAGACGAGTTCCGCAAGCCCCGTCTCCCGACCCGTGAAGGCGAAGCCGGCGCGGTAGGCCGCACGGTAGGCCGCGGGGTTGTTGACGGCGATGCGGACCCGGTCGTACCCCCGGTCGGCGGCGCGGGTGGCGACGAAGGCGAGCAGCCGGGGCCCCAGCCCCTCGCCGCGCCGGTCGTCGCGGACGGTCACGTAGCGGACGACGAGGCAGTCGGCGTCGGTGCGGTCCGCGCTGAACGACGCGGCCGCGAGCACGTCGCGGTCGAAGTCGTCGTCGGGGTCGCCCTCCGGCGGGGAGTCGGAACGACGCACGACCGCCGTCCCCGTCGATCCGCGGACGAACTTGCCCGCGTAGGCGAACCGGCGGTAGTCGAGACGGAGCGTGGGAGCGCCCGGCGGCCACCCGAGGAGGGCAAACTCCATGCGACCCGTAGCCGTGCGTCCCCGAAACCTTTGGCGCTCGGCCGTCGACGTGGTGTATGACCGACGACGGTGCGGAACGCGGTTCCACGGGGGGGCGGTGGGAACCCGGCGACGTCGACTTCTTCGACCGCGTGGCGCGCCTCTACGACCGACTCGCG is from Haloplanus salinarum and encodes:
- a CDS encoding AI-2E family transporter encodes the protein MSEFRPSRYRLGWWSLGLVLGAALTYVVYSFVGTFVFGVFIYYATRPIYGRMRRVVRPPSLAAAISLFALALPALLLVLYALSIALNELMKYVNTGMLDPARWPLVDSELLDTVADPAALLALDPERYLTGEGLQSLLSSLSSAVDTVAFLGVGAVHLFVMLALAFYLLRDGGRFARWTLARFGDDRGVFEAYVRAVDRDFKAIFFGNILNAVLTGTIGVLMYSILNVYAPAGLRIPAAPLVGLLAGVASLVPMVGMKLVYVPVTAYLAGVGFLTDPTTLWFVVAFVAVSFVVVDTIPDLVLRPYVSGRRLHVGSLMIAYTFGPLLFGWYGIFLAPMLLVLIVHFARIVLPELLESEPIRPFAVDPGSLGTDENETAGD
- the fen gene encoding flap endonuclease-1 yields the protein MGNADLRQLAALSEVDWDEVAGSVVAVDAHNWLYRYLTTTVKWTNDEVYTTAAGEEVANLVGVVQGLPKFFDHDLTPVFVFDGGVTELKDDEVAARREQRERAEERRAEAEERGDAVEAARLEARTQRLTDVILETTRELLARLDVPVVDAPAEGEAQAAYMARRGDADYAGSEDYDTLLFGAPLTLRQLTSKGRPELMDLEATLDRHGISWEGLIDVAILCGTDFNPGVDGVGPKTALRAIAEHGDLWAALDAEGWQVANADRVRELFRDPPVTDDYALDGDVDPDVAAAREYVIEDWEVDAAEVERGFERIEDALVQTGLDRWT
- a CDS encoding GNAT family N-acetyltransferase; amino-acid sequence: MEFALLGWPPGAPTLRLDYRRFAYAGKFVRGSTGTAVVRRSDSPPEGDPDDDFDRDVLAAASFSADRTDADCLVVRYVTVRDDRRGEGLGPRLLAFVATRAADRGYDRVRIAVNNPAAYRAAYRAGFAFTGRETGLAELVCERPAATPADRNPERYRAGLDRYRERDLNEGLAARLDDWLGGDPPPTVAPPPGVDADGERVGGGHEPGR